In a single window of the Trichocoleus sp. genome:
- a CDS encoding alpha/beta hydrolase, whose protein sequence is MIAQVNSQAVNVLEVANDPRLSREVKAFLKVLNSGGVPLETLPPVEARQALVDAQASVKVDLSGIDESEKTITADGYSIKLNIVRPEGAKGTLPVFIFIHGGGWVLGDYPTHKRMVRDLVVLSGFAAVFVNYTPTPDAQYPQAINEIYAATKWVAEHGEEIGVDGKNLAIVGNSVGGNMTTVTTLMAKAKGGPHIKLQILMWPIVDASFETDSYHQFGEKRFLTTPLMKWMYDLYTTDPEQRKEIYASPLQATIEQLKGLPPALIQVAESDILRDGGEAYGRKLDEAGVTVTTVRYNGMIHDFGLLNGLAEVSAVRSLFVQAAAELKKYLQ, encoded by the coding sequence ATGATTGCTCAAGTAAACTCACAAGCAGTGAACGTTTTGGAAGTCGCAAATGATCCGCGTCTTTCTAGAGAAGTGAAGGCATTTTTGAAAGTTTTGAATTCAGGTGGTGTACCTTTAGAGACACTTCCTCCAGTCGAAGCGCGTCAAGCACTAGTGGATGCACAGGCTTCTGTTAAAGTCGATCTTTCAGGCATTGACGAGTCTGAGAAGACGATTACCGCTGATGGTTATTCGATCAAGCTCAACATTGTGCGACCTGAAGGGGCCAAAGGTACATTGCCTGTTTTCATCTTTATTCATGGCGGCGGTTGGGTGCTAGGCGATTATCCAACGCATAAGCGCATGGTTCGAGATCTTGTTGTGCTTTCAGGTTTTGCGGCTGTCTTTGTCAACTACACTCCCACTCCAGATGCTCAATATCCACAGGCGATTAATGAGATCTATGCTGCGACCAAATGGGTTGCTGAGCATGGTGAGGAGATTGGTGTTGACGGCAAAAATCTAGCAATTGTCGGTAACAGTGTCGGCGGTAATATGACGACTGTGACCACGTTGATGGCGAAAGCGAAAGGGGGCCCACACATTAAGCTGCAAATCCTGATGTGGCCGATCGTAGACGCTAGTTTTGAAACAGATTCTTATCATCAATTTGGCGAGAAACGGTTCTTGACCACACCATTGATGAAGTGGATGTATGACCTCTATACAACTGACCCAGAACAACGCAAAGAAATTTATGCTTCTCCCCTACAGGCAACGATTGAGCAACTGAAAGGATTGCCCCCGGCGTTAATTCAGGTCGCTGAAAGCGATATTCTGCGTGATGGTGGCGAGGCATATGGACGCAAGCTAGATGAAGCTGGAGTAACCGTGACAACCGTACGCTACAACGGCATGATTCATGACTTCGGACTGCTGAATGGTTTAGCCGAGGTTTCGGCAGTTCGTTCTCTTTTTGTCCAAGCTGCTGCTGAGCTGAAAAAATATCTGCAATAG
- a CDS encoding DNA starvation/stationary phase protection protein, whose translation MPTQNTSKITKADLAQPLLHQQGHEIQPYGTLINLPIVLNPDSRSESCTLVNQILADTIILYHLYKKHHWMMRGHTFYQLHLLLDKHASEQIELIDALGERVQTLGGVAIADPRHVAEVTKIKRPPNGVEEVPVMLSRLLEAHELIIGELREAIEKTAANQDSGTNDLLVSQALRTNETQVWFLAEHLVDTPLVRS comes from the coding sequence GTGCCAACTCAAAATACAAGCAAAATCACGAAAGCTGATCTCGCTCAGCCATTACTGCATCAACAAGGACATGAAATTCAGCCATATGGCACTCTAATCAATTTGCCGATCGTCCTTAACCCTGACAGTCGTAGCGAAAGCTGTACGTTAGTCAATCAAATTTTGGCAGATACTATCATTCTCTATCACCTTTATAAGAAACATCACTGGATGATGCGCGGACACACGTTTTATCAATTGCATTTATTGCTCGACAAACATGCAAGCGAACAAATTGAGTTAATTGATGCATTGGGCGAACGAGTGCAAACCCTGGGAGGTGTGGCGATCGCTGACCCACGTCATGTGGCAGAAGTCACTAAGATTAAGCGTCCTCCTAATGGTGTTGAAGAAGTACCCGTGATGCTGTCGCGGTTGCTGGAAGCACATGAGTTGATTATTGGAGAACTGAGAGAAGCGATCGAAAAAACAGCAGCAAACCAGGATAGCGGCACTAATGATTTGTTAGTTAGTCAAGCATTGCGAACAAATGAGACGCAAGTTTGGTTTTTAGCAGAACACTTGGTAGATACACCGCTGGTACGCAGCTAG
- a CDS encoding response regulator transcription factor — protein MSKSTAIRVLIVDDHSIVRQGLAAMIENEPDMTVVGQAGNGQEAIALFRECQPDVTLMDLRMPQMNGVDATAAICAEFAHAHIIMLTTYDGDEDIYRGLRTGAKGYLLKDAEPDALINAIHVIHKGQQYIPPEVAAKLVQRMNNPELSDREREVVHLMVQGLSNQGISAALNITESTVKFHINRILSKLGVSDRTQAVVTVLKRGIAEL, from the coding sequence ATGAGCAAGTCTACAGCCATTCGTGTTTTGATTGTCGATGATCACTCGATCGTCCGACAAGGACTCGCCGCAATGATTGAAAATGAGCCAGATATGACAGTGGTGGGTCAAGCAGGCAATGGGCAAGAAGCGATCGCTTTATTTCGAGAATGCCAGCCTGATGTCACCCTAATGGACTTACGAATGCCGCAGATGAATGGAGTGGATGCAACGGCAGCAATTTGTGCTGAATTCGCCCATGCCCACATTATTATGCTAACCACTTATGATGGTGACGAAGATATTTATCGAGGATTACGCACGGGAGCGAAAGGTTATCTACTCAAGGATGCTGAACCGGATGCATTAATTAATGCCATTCATGTCATTCACAAGGGGCAACAATATATTCCTCCCGAAGTGGCTGCCAAGCTGGTACAACGAATGAACAATCCAGAATTGAGCGATCGAGAGCGAGAGGTTGTTCACTTGATGGTACAAGGTCTAAGCAATCAAGGCATTAGTGCAGCTTTAAATATTACTGAGAGTACCGTTAAATTCCATATCAACCGAATTCTCAGCAAGTTAGGCGTGAGCGATCGGACTCAAGCAGTGGTCACAGTGCTGAAACGGGGAATAGCTGAATTATGA
- a CDS encoding AAA family ATPase: MISLPNVIVKGKIYESSNSLVYRGIREQDNLAVILKVLKQDYPTPSELVRYRQEYEITRSLNLDGVVKAYAQQEHQRTLVILLEDFGGESLEQWMRESAQAYCPMPLSEFLRLAITVTKILGDIHAAHVIHKDINPSNIIVNPQTGQIKVIDFGISTRLGRTSANFKNPNVLEGTLAYVSPEQTGRMNRLLDYRTDFYSLGVTLYKLLTGQLPFSTTDILELVHCHIAKPPVPPCDLNTAIPKAVSDIVLKLMAKNPEDRYQSAWGIKADLELCARQLEVTGQIDSVQLGLQDVSDQFHIPQKLYGRDQEIAMLLTAFDRITGSKDNTETRSNVEMMLISGYAGVGKSALVQELYKPITAKRGYFTSGKFDQFQRNTPYGAIVSALQKLVQQRLGEPEEQLQQWRSRLLTALGNNGQLIIDVIPEVELIIGKQPPVPEVGATEAQNRFNLVFQRFVRAFCSKEHPLVLFLDDLQWIDSATLQLIDLMLLDGQAQSLFLIGAYRDNEVNSAHPLILALERLREQGVVVQEIVLTPLKLESLSQLIAETLHRDVSSVRPLAELVWRKANGNPYFTNEFLKTLYTQDLIVFNIHEQCWQWDVTHIKAKNITDNVVELMIEKLKRLPKQTQQVLRLAACVGAEFDLATLSVIHEQPAVEIFAELTRLIQSELIVSTSELDENLLIQNYKFSHDRVQQAAYGLIPEEQRQVVHLQIGSLLLQSSEPATIPHNLFEVVDHLNKGRNLATEQQERDKIARLNLIAGQRAKKTLACSAALRYLTIGIELLAADSWQLQYALTLSLYEEIAEAAYLCGDIQQMERWTTVVLEQANTVLDKTKVYETRIQTCMAQGRQTEAIKTGLEVLALLGIVLPETPTEIDVQRRLRETAAYFSAIDIEDLLERPLMKEPVYLAAMQILSSLVSATFQSAPSLLPLIVLEQTNLSVRYGNTSFSTFAYATYGGIILNGLMQDFEAAYQFGKLALSLTDRLDSKKLKPKVIEMVAAHILHSRACLRQTLPLLQEGYETGLETGDLEFSGYCAAFKCLYLHFAGLELTKIESEIKKCSNVLTQLKQQNILNYLCRLQQFICSLTEQVENPAHLVGSYYNEEHFLPIHLEANDRSHLYYTYLYKLILSDLFEDASQAVKYAAQAELYLDGVSGTFSTAVFYFYDSLARLRVYQSSAASEQEHLLFKIISNQEKMRRWADSAPVNFQHKYNLVEAEKARVLGQFLEAEELYEQAIQGAGDNEYLQEEALAYELAAKHYLARGREKIAQTYMKEAHYCYERWGAMAKVKNLETRYPQLFPQSSDVTCTPVPRSSGTTSNRSDIAFDLTAVMRASQAISSEIELEQLLRSLMQILIENAGAQTGFLILENSGGWAIEASCELSEGENVCNTRVLQSIPATNRLPEGIIQYVIRTHESVILNDATCEGNFTREPYIQSNQTQSIFCLPLLNQSKLVGVLYLENQLATGAFTPDRSQVLHLLSTQAAIAIENAKLYSKLRASESRMKQFLEAVPVGIGVLDAMGCPYYVNQRGIQLMGKGVDPAATPEQIAEVYQLYVAGTDQNYPNEKVPAVRALNGERTRIDDMEIYQNGKIIPVEVWGTPVFDEQGNVTYAIATFQDITERKQSEKLLANYHRTLEQQVAERTAALQQSEATLRYREQQLRLITDALPVCISYIDANQCYQFVNQTYEDWFNCSRDEIVGKHARELLGEAAYQIAQPYINQALAGQITTYEAELPYPLGKRYINGSLIPDFDANHQVRGYYGLITDVSEQRKAALRERKQAEEASILEERNRMAREIHDTLAQAFTGILVHMGAASRLVTTDPEAIQTYIQTVRALARDGLAEARRSVTALRPQLLEDGNLGTALEQFVSTMQSSSETRLICKIIGTPYILPSAIENNLLRIAQEAFTNAIKYADASEIRIELVYEPTSCSLRISDNGQGFAVNSTSLRQGFGLLGMTERAKHIGAQLSIQSQLGQGTEVIVSVQQEALT; encoded by the coding sequence ATGATTTCCTTACCGAACGTCATTGTAAAAGGAAAGATTTACGAAAGCTCCAATTCTCTGGTGTACCGAGGCATTCGAGAACAAGACAACCTGGCTGTTATCCTCAAAGTTCTAAAACAGGACTATCCCACTCCATCGGAGCTTGTCCGTTATAGGCAGGAATATGAAATTACCCGCTCCCTCAATCTGGATGGGGTGGTCAAAGCGTATGCCCAGCAAGAGCATCAAAGAACACTTGTCATTCTTCTCGAAGATTTTGGCGGAGAGTCGCTGGAACAATGGATGAGGGAGTCTGCCCAGGCATATTGTCCAATGCCTCTGTCTGAATTTCTTCGTCTTGCAATTACTGTGACAAAGATTTTGGGTGACATTCACGCTGCCCATGTTATTCATAAAGACATTAATCCCAGTAATATCATTGTCAATCCCCAAACGGGACAAATTAAAGTTATCGATTTTGGCATTTCCACACGTCTGGGTCGCACCAGTGCCAACTTCAAAAACCCCAACGTCTTAGAAGGGACTTTAGCTTACGTTTCGCCAGAGCAAACTGGGCGCATGAACCGCCTGCTTGACTACCGCACTGATTTTTATTCACTCGGCGTCACCCTCTACAAACTGCTCACTGGACAGTTGCCGTTCTCCACAACCGACATTCTGGAGTTAGTTCACTGCCACATTGCTAAACCCCCTGTACCGCCATGTGATCTAAACACAGCGATTCCCAAAGCCGTTTCAGATATTGTTTTGAAACTGATGGCAAAGAATCCAGAAGATCGGTATCAGAGTGCTTGGGGAATCAAAGCAGATTTAGAACTTTGTGCTCGTCAACTTGAAGTAACAGGACAAATTGATTCTGTGCAACTCGGCTTGCAAGACGTTTCCGATCAGTTTCATATTCCCCAAAAGCTATATGGACGTGATCAGGAAATTGCAATGCTGTTAACAGCGTTCGATCGGATAACAGGTTCAAAGGACAATACCGAAACAAGATCCAATGTCGAAATGATGTTGATATCGGGTTACGCTGGAGTTGGCAAGTCAGCTTTGGTGCAGGAACTCTACAAACCCATCACGGCAAAACGTGGCTATTTTACCTCCGGTAAGTTTGACCAATTCCAACGCAATACTCCCTACGGCGCCATTGTGTCTGCTCTGCAAAAATTGGTACAGCAACGATTGGGCGAACCTGAGGAACAGTTACAGCAGTGGCGATCGCGTCTGCTCACAGCGTTGGGCAATAATGGACAGCTCATCATTGATGTAATTCCGGAAGTAGAGTTAATTATTGGCAAGCAACCCCCTGTACCAGAAGTTGGAGCAACTGAAGCACAAAATCGTTTCAATTTAGTCTTTCAGAGATTCGTGCGGGCATTTTGTTCAAAGGAGCATCCGTTAGTGCTCTTTTTAGATGACTTGCAGTGGATCGATTCAGCCACATTGCAGTTAATTGATTTGATGCTGCTGGATGGACAAGCCCAATCTCTGTTCTTGATTGGCGCTTATCGAGACAATGAAGTGAATTCAGCCCATCCACTCATATTAGCGCTGGAAAGATTGCGAGAACAAGGAGTAGTAGTGCAGGAGATTGTCCTAACTCCTTTAAAGCTGGAGTCATTAAGCCAGTTGATCGCTGAAACGCTCCATCGAGATGTTAGCTCTGTTCGTCCTTTAGCAGAATTAGTATGGCGTAAAGCAAACGGCAACCCCTACTTTACCAATGAGTTTCTCAAAACGTTGTACACCCAAGATCTCATCGTCTTCAACATTCATGAACAATGTTGGCAATGGGATGTTACTCACATTAAAGCTAAAAATATTACTGACAACGTAGTGGAGTTGATGATTGAGAAGTTGAAGCGACTTCCGAAGCAAACTCAACAGGTTCTCCGTCTAGCAGCTTGTGTTGGTGCTGAGTTTGATCTAGCGACTCTCTCTGTTATCCATGAGCAACCAGCGGTCGAAATTTTTGCCGAACTGACAAGATTAATTCAGTCAGAATTGATTGTATCCACTTCAGAACTGGATGAAAATCTGTTAATCCAAAATTACAAGTTTTCGCACGATCGCGTACAACAGGCAGCTTATGGGCTAATTCCTGAAGAGCAACGACAAGTGGTTCACTTACAAATTGGTTCTCTCTTGCTGCAAAGTAGCGAACCTGCAACTATCCCTCATAACTTATTTGAAGTGGTCGATCACCTCAATAAAGGTCGTAATTTAGCTACGGAGCAGCAGGAGCGAGATAAAATAGCCAGGTTGAATTTGATTGCAGGTCAGAGAGCCAAGAAAACGTTAGCTTGTAGTGCTGCACTGCGGTATTTAACGATAGGAATAGAATTACTGGCTGCCGATAGCTGGCAGTTGCAATATGCTTTGACCTTGTCACTCTATGAGGAAATCGCAGAAGCAGCCTACCTGTGTGGCGACATTCAACAAATGGAGCGGTGGACAACTGTGGTTTTGGAACAGGCAAACACTGTTCTGGATAAAACAAAGGTCTACGAAACTAGAATTCAAACTTGCATGGCACAAGGTAGACAAACAGAGGCAATTAAGACTGGCTTAGAAGTTTTAGCGTTGCTGGGTATAGTTCTGCCAGAGACACCAACCGAAATTGATGTTCAAAGGCGGTTGAGAGAAACAGCAGCATACTTTAGTGCGATCGATATAGAGGATTTGCTAGAGCGACCATTGATGAAAGAGCCAGTTTATCTGGCTGCCATGCAAATTCTATCAAGTTTGGTTTCAGCTACCTTTCAGTCTGCTCCTTCGTTACTACCGTTAATTGTGTTAGAACAGACAAATTTATCTGTTCGGTATGGAAATACTTCCTTCTCAACGTTTGCTTATGCGACTTATGGTGGAATAATTCTCAACGGACTAATGCAAGATTTTGAAGCAGCTTATCAATTTGGAAAGTTGGCATTAAGCTTAACCGATCGATTAGATAGTAAAAAACTTAAGCCTAAAGTCATAGAGATGGTTGCAGCGCATATCCTGCATAGTAGAGCTTGTCTTAGACAAACCTTACCCTTACTTCAGGAGGGATACGAGACTGGGCTAGAAACTGGGGATTTAGAATTTAGTGGATATTGTGCAGCGTTCAAATGTCTATATTTACATTTTGCTGGTTTAGAGTTAACCAAGATCGAATCAGAAATAAAGAAATGCAGCAATGTTCTGACTCAGCTTAAACAGCAAAATATTTTGAATTATCTTTGTAGATTACAGCAATTTATTTGCAGCTTGACAGAACAAGTTGAAAATCCAGCTCATTTAGTTGGCAGCTACTATAACGAAGAACACTTTTTACCAATTCACCTTGAAGCAAATGATAGATCTCACCTTTACTATACGTACTTATACAAGCTGATCCTAAGCGATTTGTTTGAAGATGCCTCACAAGCCGTAAAGTATGCTGCTCAGGCAGAACTTTATTTAGATGGAGTATCAGGAACTTTTTCAACAGCCGTCTTTTATTTCTATGATTCTCTAGCTCGACTAAGAGTCTACCAATCTAGTGCCGCTTCGGAGCAAGAGCATCTGCTATTCAAAATAATCAGTAATCAAGAGAAGATGCGGAGATGGGCAGATTCAGCTCCAGTTAATTTTCAGCACAAATATAATTTAGTTGAAGCTGAAAAAGCGCGAGTCTTGGGTCAATTTCTTGAAGCAGAAGAATTATATGAACAAGCGATTCAAGGTGCTGGAGATAACGAGTATCTGCAAGAAGAAGCATTAGCCTACGAATTGGCTGCCAAACATTATTTGGCGCGAGGTCGGGAAAAGATTGCCCAAACCTATATGAAGGAAGCTCACTATTGCTATGAACGATGGGGAGCAATGGCAAAGGTCAAAAATTTAGAAACCAGATATCCACAGCTCTTTCCTCAATCATCAGATGTCACTTGCACGCCAGTCCCTAGGTCTTCTGGAACCACCTCTAATCGCTCGGACATCGCTTTCGATTTAACAGCAGTGATGAGGGCGTCTCAAGCAATTTCGAGCGAAATTGAACTAGAACAGTTGCTTCGTTCCCTCATGCAGATCTTGATCGAAAACGCTGGTGCCCAAACAGGCTTTCTGATTCTGGAAAATTCAGGAGGATGGGCAATTGAGGCTTCCTGTGAACTTAGCGAGGGTGAAAATGTTTGTAATACGCGAGTGTTGCAATCAATTCCAGCAACAAATCGGCTACCTGAAGGAATTATTCAATACGTGATCCGGACGCATGAATCTGTCATCTTAAATGATGCAACTTGTGAAGGTAATTTCACGAGAGAGCCATATATTCAGAGCAACCAAACTCAATCAATTTTTTGTTTGCCACTGCTCAATCAAAGTAAGCTCGTTGGCGTGTTGTATTTAGAAAACCAATTAGCGACTGGAGCATTTACACCCGATCGATCGCAGGTGTTGCATCTATTATCAACCCAGGCAGCGATCGCCATTGAAAATGCCAAGCTCTACTCAAAGCTACGCGCCAGTGAAAGCCGAATGAAACAGTTTCTAGAAGCGGTTCCGGTCGGTATTGGCGTATTGGATGCGATGGGTTGTCCTTACTATGTGAATCAGCGGGGCATTCAGTTAATGGGAAAAGGGGTTGATCCGGCTGCGACCCCAGAGCAGATTGCAGAGGTTTATCAACTTTATGTCGCGGGAACAGATCAAAACTATCCAAATGAGAAAGTGCCAGCTGTTCGGGCGTTAAATGGTGAACGCACCAGAATTGACGATATGGAAATTTATCAAAACGGTAAAATTATTCCAGTTGAGGTGTGGGGCACTCCCGTCTTTGATGAACAGGGGAATGTGACTTATGCGATCGCAACTTTCCAAGACATTACAGAGCGCAAACAGTCAGAGAAACTGCTCGCCAATTACCACCGCACTTTAGAACAGCAAGTTGCAGAACGAACAGCAGCATTACAGCAAAGCGAAGCCACACTGCGCTATCGAGAACAGCAGTTACGACTGATTACCGACGCTCTCCCTGTTTGTATCAGCTATATCGACGCAAATCAGTGCTATCAGTTTGTTAACCAAACGTATGAAGACTGGTTTAACTGTAGCCGAGATGAAATTGTGGGCAAACATGCTCGTGAACTCCTGGGTGAGGCAGCTTATCAAATTGCTCAGCCGTATATCAACCAAGCACTGGCAGGGCAAATTACAACCTATGAAGCAGAACTACCCTATCCTCTGGGTAAGCGGTATATTAACGGTTCTCTTATCCCTGATTTTGATGCCAATCATCAAGTGAGAGGGTACTACGGTCTAATTACAGATGTCAGCGAACAGCGTAAGGCGGCATTGCGTGAACGCAAACAAGCTGAGGAAGCCTCAATTCTGGAAGAACGCAACCGCATGGCGCGGGAAATTCACGACACTCTAGCCCAAGCCTTTACAGGGATTCTGGTTCACATGGGAGCTGCCTCTCGACTCGTGACAACCGACCCGGAAGCGATCCAAACGTATATTCAAACGGTGCGCGCGCTAGCTCGCGATGGACTGGCAGAGGCTCGGCGTTCCGTTACAGCACTGCGTCCTCAGTTATTGGAGGATGGCAACTTGGGGACAGCACTGGAGCAATTTGTATCCACCATGCAATCCTCATCTGAAACTCGCTTGATTTGTAAGATTATTGGTACTCCTTATATACTACCTTCTGCAATTGAAAATAATCTTTTGAGAATTGCTCAGGAAGCATTTACGAATGCAATTAAATACGCTGACGCCAGTGAAATTCGGATTGAATTAGTCTATGAGCCAACATCATGCTCTTTACGCATTAGCGACAATGGACAAGGATTTGCAGTTAACAGCACATCTCTGCGGCAGGGATTTGGCTTGCTGGGGATGACCGAACGAGCCAAACATATCGGGGCGCAGCTCTCCATTCAAAGCCAACTGGGGCAAGGAACAGAAGTGATTGTATCTGTGCAGCAGGAGGCACTAACATGA
- a CDS encoding DsbA family protein — translation MSHDISAEATNDSSGVHEAAPNQLTVCPSERDHRQGSLSAKVVLVVYGDYQCFQSRELYTLIQTIQEQLNVPLSEQNYLCFIFRHFPQPQIHPQAQKAAEAAEAAAVQGQFWQMHETLLQHQEDLGDGYLVEYADNLGLDVTQFVRDIARRVYADYINQDIVSGMQSRVISAPALFVNGVRYRNALDLEPLLTAIVKTGSSS, via the coding sequence ATGAGTCACGATATTTCTGCTGAAGCAACCAACGACTCCTCCGGTGTCCACGAAGCAGCGCCTAACCAATTAACGGTATGTCCCTCTGAGCGAGATCATCGACAGGGGTCACTGAGTGCCAAAGTTGTACTTGTTGTATATGGAGATTACCAATGCTTTCAATCCAGAGAACTCTATACCTTAATCCAGACGATTCAGGAACAGCTTAACGTACCTTTATCTGAGCAAAATTATCTTTGTTTTATCTTTAGACATTTTCCTCAACCTCAAATTCATCCTCAAGCTCAAAAGGCAGCAGAAGCAGCAGAAGCAGCAGCAGTACAGGGGCAATTCTGGCAGATGCACGAAACTTTATTGCAGCATCAGGAAGACCTGGGAGATGGCTATCTCGTAGAGTACGCTGACAATTTAGGGCTAGATGTGACTCAGTTTGTTCGAGACATTGCCAGAAGAGTCTATGCTGACTACATCAATCAAGATATTGTTAGCGGAATGCAGAGTAGAGTGATTAGTGCTCCAGCCCTGTTTGTCAATGGTGTTCGTTACAGAAATGCTCTAGACCTGGAGCCATTACTTACTGCGATCGTCAAAACTGGAAGTTCTTCATGA
- a CDS encoding response regulator transcription factor gives MSSTIRVLIVDDHAIVQQGLAAIINEEPDMAVVGQARDGIEAIDLFRQAQPDVTLMDLRMPQMGGVEAIKTICAEFKAARIMVLTTYDGDEDIYQGLRAGAKGYLLKDCRPSDLRTAIRTVHKGQQYLPPNVAAKLVQRMNHPELSQRELEVLQLVAQGMSNLEIGTALNISESTVKSNINRILSKLGAKDRTQATIIALKRGIASL, from the coding sequence ATGAGCTCAACAATTCGTGTTCTGATTGTGGATGACCATGCCATTGTCCAACAAGGATTAGCAGCCATCATCAATGAAGAACCAGATATGGCTGTTGTGGGTCAAGCCAGAGACGGAATTGAGGCGATCGATTTATTCCGCCAAGCGCAACCCGACGTCACCTTAATGGACTTACGAATGCCTCAGATGGGAGGTGTTGAAGCAATTAAGACGATTTGTGCTGAATTTAAAGCGGCTCGCATCATGGTCTTGACTACCTACGATGGAGATGAGGATATTTATCAAGGGTTACGGGCAGGGGCAAAGGGCTACTTGCTCAAAGACTGTAGACCCAGTGACTTGCGAACGGCGATTCGTACGGTTCATAAGGGGCAGCAGTATCTTCCGCCAAATGTTGCTGCCAAATTAGTGCAGCGCATGAATCATCCAGAGTTGAGCCAGCGTGAGTTAGAGGTGCTTCAGTTGGTGGCACAGGGGATGAGCAACCTGGAGATTGGGACTGCTTTAAACATTAGCGAAAGCACTGTCAAATCAAATATCAACCGAATTTTAAGCAAGCTGGGAGCGAAAGACCGTACTCAAGCAACCATTATTGCCCTCAAGCGAGGAATTGCCAGCCTTTAG